The Pseudomonas extremaustralis genome contains a region encoding:
- a CDS encoding autotransporter outer membrane beta-barrel domain-containing protein: MPLIHKPLALAITLSLGAAGAQYAQARGDMEPDSEWFEQIAAPSEKKYFEPAVPAPADFYFADRATSRNGLSVARVLDAAVDDLLASDELNDWVKDELEDYGQYLASLEPGRLGALLEQLAGSHNANLGSATQNSLKPLTTGLLSAVRQLDNASDEAARVWAQALGGAGTLDAQHGSSGLKQRHQGLLLGADWALDHAWRIGVVGGKSGSDLSARRFKGELDSWHVGAYAARLDGPLALRLGALYSGHSGQNKRTVDFDFLDHREHLTGQYKARSQNAFAELGYRLNTAGLRAEPFVGLGFERYQRDRFQEKGGYSALNVGAQTQQNLSSTLGLRLSHDFTLDNQMTLKPHLGTHWKHLYGNVDSRVRQSFAWEKREDFNSEFTINGTSLDRNTLALRTGLDMALSAEHSLGLSYSAEFGSHSRNQGLMGQWAMAF; the protein is encoded by the coding sequence ATGCCGCTCATACACAAACCACTCGCACTCGCTATCACCCTGTCACTCGGCGCCGCCGGCGCTCAATACGCCCAGGCCCGAGGCGATATGGAGCCTGACAGCGAATGGTTCGAACAGATTGCAGCGCCCAGCGAAAAAAAGTATTTCGAGCCGGCCGTTCCCGCGCCCGCGGACTTCTACTTCGCCGATCGCGCGACGAGTCGCAATGGCCTGAGCGTCGCCCGCGTGCTCGACGCCGCGGTGGATGATCTATTGGCGTCGGACGAACTGAACGATTGGGTGAAAGACGAGCTTGAGGATTACGGCCAGTACCTGGCCAGCCTGGAGCCGGGCCGCCTGGGTGCGCTGCTTGAACAGTTGGCGGGCAGCCACAACGCCAACCTGGGCAGCGCCACGCAAAACAGCCTGAAGCCCCTGACCACCGGCCTACTGTCGGCCGTCCGCCAGTTGGATAACGCCAGCGACGAGGCCGCCCGCGTGTGGGCGCAAGCCTTGGGAGGCGCCGGCACCCTGGATGCGCAACACGGCAGCAGTGGCTTGAAGCAACGCCACCAAGGCCTGTTGCTGGGTGCCGACTGGGCCCTCGACCACGCCTGGCGAATCGGCGTGGTGGGCGGCAAGTCGGGCAGCGACCTGAGCGCCAGGCGCTTCAAGGGCGAATTGGACAGCTGGCACGTGGGCGCTTATGCGGCACGCCTGGACGGCCCACTGGCGCTTCGCCTGGGTGCGCTTTACAGCGGCCATAGCGGGCAAAACAAACGCACGGTGGATTTCGACTTCCTCGATCATCGCGAACACCTCACGGGCCAATACAAAGCCCGCAGCCAAAACGCCTTCGCCGAACTGGGCTATCGACTGAACACCGCCGGCTTGCGCGCCGAGCCCTTTGTCGGGCTGGGCTTCGAGCGTTATCAGCGCGACCGTTTTCAGGAAAAAGGCGGCTACAGCGCACTGAACGTCGGTGCACAGACCCAACAGAATCTCAGCAGCACCTTGGGTCTTCGTTTGAGCCACGACTTCACGCTGGACAACCAAATGACCCTCAAACCGCACCTGGGTACCCACTGGAAACATCTGTATGGAAACGTCGACAGCCGCGTGCGCCAGTCCTTCGCCTGGGAAAAACGCGAGGACTTCAACAGTGAGTTCACCATCAACGGCACATCCCTGGACCGTAACACCCTGGCGCTGCGTACCGGCCTGGACATGGCGCTGTCAGCCGAACACAGCCTCGGCCTGAGCTACTCCGCCGAGTTCGGCAGCCATAGCCGCAACCAGGGCCTGATGGGGCAATGGGCGATGGCGTTCTGA
- a CDS encoding amino acid ABC transporter permease, with protein MTPSKPPVLQRLLGFRTRLYLTWAALFALFASFFLSFDLKFSIILDKLPNLVGVHLAPNGFLQGAALTLFLCLCSMAASSVLGFITALGRLSKSAVAFGIASFYASFFRGTPLLIQILLIYLGLPQLGLVPGAIVAGIIALSLNYGAYLSEIFRAGILGVPHGQREAALALGMRDSAIFWHVTLPQAMRTIIPPATNQFISMLKDSSLISVMGVWEVMFLAQSYGRSSYRYIEMLTTAAIIYWVLSLGLELIQARMERHYGKGYVKRG; from the coding sequence ATGACACCGTCCAAACCACCCGTGCTACAGCGACTGCTGGGCTTTCGCACGCGGCTCTACCTGACCTGGGCGGCGTTGTTCGCCCTGTTCGCCAGCTTTTTCCTGAGCTTTGACCTGAAGTTCTCGATCATCCTCGACAAGCTGCCCAACCTGGTCGGCGTGCACCTGGCGCCCAACGGTTTCCTGCAAGGCGCGGCGCTCACGCTGTTTTTGTGCCTGTGTTCGATGGCCGCCTCGTCGGTGCTGGGCTTTATCACCGCCCTGGGGCGCTTGTCGAAAAGCGCCGTGGCCTTTGGCATCGCCAGCTTTTACGCGTCGTTTTTCCGCGGCACGCCGCTGCTGATCCAGATCCTGCTGATCTACCTGGGTTTGCCGCAACTGGGCCTGGTGCCGGGGGCGATCGTCGCCGGGATCATCGCGCTGTCGCTGAACTATGGCGCTTACCTGAGCGAGATTTTCCGCGCCGGCATCCTGGGCGTCCCCCACGGACAACGCGAAGCCGCCCTGGCCCTGGGCATGCGCGACAGTGCGATCTTCTGGCACGTCACCCTGCCCCAGGCCATGCGCACCATCATCCCGCCCGCCACCAACCAGTTCATCTCCATGCTCAAGGACTCGTCCCTGATTTCGGTGATGGGCGTGTGGGAAGTGATGTTCCTGGCGCAGTCCTACGGCCGCTCGAGTTATCGCTACATCGAGATGCTCACCACGGCCGCGATCATCTACTGGGTGCTGTCCCTGGGCCTGGAACTGATCCAGGCGCGGATGGAGCGCCATTACGGCAAGGGCTATGTAAAACGCGGGTGA
- a CDS encoding FMN-binding negative transcriptional regulator produces the protein MYTPRAFALEDLPQLQQLIQHTRLAQLVTVGEQGLQASHLPLLLNPDEGPNGTLYGHMAKANGQWQDLQNGGEALVIFAGADAYVSPAFYPSKAEHGKVVPTWNYLAVHAYGSAEVFTDPERLLRLVSALTDRHEGKRAEPWKVSDAPADYIEGMLKAIVGFALPIERLIGKRKLSQNRNAADIAGVREGLAASADVRDQTLARFISQGASE, from the coding sequence ATGTACACACCCCGCGCCTTTGCCCTCGAAGACTTGCCCCAATTGCAGCAGCTCATCCAGCACACGCGCCTGGCACAGCTGGTGACCGTTGGCGAGCAAGGCTTGCAAGCCAGCCACTTGCCGCTGCTGCTCAACCCCGATGAAGGCCCCAACGGCACGCTTTACGGGCACATGGCCAAAGCCAACGGGCAGTGGCAAGACCTGCAGAACGGCGGCGAAGCCCTGGTGATCTTTGCCGGCGCCGACGCTTACGTCAGCCCGGCGTTTTACCCGTCCAAGGCCGAGCACGGCAAAGTGGTGCCCACCTGGAACTACCTGGCGGTGCACGCCTACGGCAGCGCCGAGGTGTTCACCGACCCTGAGCGCCTGCTCAGGCTGGTCAGCGCCCTTACCGACCGCCACGAAGGCAAGCGCGCCGAGCCGTGGAAAGTCAGCGACGCCCCAGCCGACTACATTGAAGGCATGCTCAAGGCCATCGTCGGCTTCGCCCTGCCGATCGAACGCCTGATCGGCAAACGCAAACTCAGCCAGAACCGCAACGCAGCGGACATCGCCGGCGTGCGCGAAGGCCTGGCCGCCAGCGCCGATGTCCGCGACCAGACCCTCGCCCGCTTTATTTCTCAAGGAGCCTCAGAATGA
- a CDS encoding lipase family protein has protein sequence MDRKSYPLPITELQVRAEQTRFFHKDGSPREHNPALKPGDEFIQVEVRDLVKHSAHLPPPIIDRKYPPEDILIRALNELRFSPAPVATFGVGLLSNRHTLLQVRPLRAFRPMLSTDNQFCALNLYQLAIMANLSYCDFGQHPAKDPVDRVSFPLDPSVGHFFGEALSNYRESWKVDNAQSPNHRYYPLYEEVPYSKRFEILPFDPTLYEQNKPGENQEHPAKLHFFDDTSAHWFSAKSTQAFITHHDEVILISIRGTLELADWWRDVDAAQVPFEEGQGKVHRGFYEAYKALKKFVQDYLDQFHAGQKIIISGHSLGGAIALLLAEALRNATDNNYDVLLYTYGAPRTGDATFVAAAEPLAHHRAVNNNDMIPSVPAPWMNARRSIWIPGFKAMFITNPVLGALIFVAGLVRVGGAPYQHHGTLHHFMLVPFNQKEMSSILWRPGCDSIEQAACTRALAKDGDLPYRDGWITQLMSLGDHSIPRAYIPLSWATLRRWQQTQETRGTLVTEREYALVDQALKTMRFKVEEKSRHMRYNQRDLTDADYLQADIELTRESDKLAHSLQRLERLRISHLSLADVYGSAAQSPALEIALARWKDQRENTLQVQIAMIPEPDPIEELFASLADKPRPLDLDSLI, from the coding sequence ATGGATAGAAAATCCTATCCACTCCCCATCACCGAACTCCAAGTCCGCGCCGAACAAACCCGCTTCTTCCACAAAGACGGTTCCCCTCGCGAGCACAACCCCGCACTAAAACCGGGAGATGAGTTCATCCAGGTCGAAGTCCGGGACCTGGTCAAACACAGCGCACATCTACCGCCGCCGATTATTGACCGTAAATACCCGCCAGAAGACATCCTGATAAGAGCGCTCAACGAACTGAGGTTCAGTCCAGCCCCCGTAGCGACGTTTGGTGTCGGGCTGTTATCGAACCGGCACACCCTGCTCCAGGTGCGTCCACTGCGGGCGTTCCGCCCCATGCTCTCGACCGACAATCAGTTCTGTGCCTTGAACCTGTACCAACTGGCGATCATGGCGAATTTGAGTTACTGCGATTTCGGCCAGCACCCCGCCAAAGACCCGGTGGACAGGGTCAGCTTTCCATTGGACCCCAGCGTCGGTCACTTCTTTGGCGAAGCCCTTTCGAACTACCGGGAAAGCTGGAAAGTGGACAATGCCCAGTCGCCGAATCACCGCTACTACCCCCTCTACGAAGAAGTGCCTTACTCGAAACGCTTCGAAATCCTGCCGTTCGACCCCACCCTGTATGAGCAAAACAAACCGGGCGAAAACCAGGAACATCCCGCCAAGCTGCACTTTTTCGATGACACCAGCGCCCATTGGTTTAGTGCCAAGAGCACACAGGCATTCATCACCCACCACGATGAGGTCATTCTGATTTCAATCCGTGGAACCCTGGAGTTGGCCGATTGGTGGCGGGATGTGGATGCGGCGCAAGTGCCTTTTGAAGAGGGACAAGGTAAAGTCCATCGTGGCTTTTATGAGGCCTATAAGGCGTTGAAAAAATTTGTTCAGGACTATTTGGACCAGTTTCACGCCGGACAAAAAATCATCATCAGCGGCCACAGCCTCGGCGGCGCAATCGCATTGTTGCTGGCGGAAGCCCTTCGCAACGCCACGGACAACAATTACGACGTCCTCCTCTACACCTACGGTGCTCCCCGCACGGGCGATGCCACCTTCGTCGCCGCCGCCGAGCCGCTGGCGCACCACCGCGCGGTGAATAACAACGACATGATCCCCAGCGTCCCCGCGCCGTGGATGAACGCACGACGAAGCATCTGGATTCCCGGGTTCAAGGCCATGTTCATTACCAACCCGGTGCTGGGCGCCTTGATCTTTGTCGCCGGCCTTGTGCGGGTGGGCGGCGCGCCTTATCAGCACCACGGCACGTTGCATCACTTCATGCTCGTGCCGTTCAACCAGAAGGAAATGTCGTCGATTCTGTGGCGGCCGGGCTGCGACTCCATCGAGCAGGCCGCCTGCACCCGCGCGCTGGCCAAAGATGGCGACCTGCCTTACCGCGACGGCTGGATCACCCAACTCATGAGCCTGGGCGACCACAGCATCCCGCGCGCTTATATCCCGTTGTCCTGGGCGACCTTGCGGCGTTGGCAGCAAACCCAGGAAACCCGCGGGACGCTGGTCACTGAGCGTGAATACGCCCTGGTGGACCAGGCATTGAAGACCATGCGCTTCAAGGTTGAGGAAAAGTCCCGGCACATGCGCTACAACCAGCGCGATCTCACCGACGCCGACTACCTGCAGGCCGACATTGAGCTGACCCGCGAGTCGGACAAGCTTGCGCACTCGCTGCAGCGCCTGGAAAGGCTGCGCATAAGCCACCTGAGCCTTGCCGACGTGTACGGCAGCGCCGCGCAATCGCCCGCCCTTGAAATCGCGCTGGCGCGCTGGAAGGACCAGCGCGAGAACACCCTGCAGGTGCAGATTGCAATGATTCCCGAGCCGGACCCGATCGAAGAACTGTTTGCCAGCCTGGCCGACAAGCCTCGACCACTGGACCTGGACTCGCTGATCTAG
- the oadA gene encoding sodium-extruding oxaloacetate decarboxylase subunit alpha: MSKKIFVTDTILRDAHQSLLATRMRTDDMLPICDKLDKVGYWSLEVWGGATFDACVRFLKEDPWERLRKLRAALPNTRLQMLLRGQNLLGYRHYSDDVVKAFVAKAAVNGIDVFRIFDAMNDVRNLRVAIEAVKAAGKHAQGTIAYTTSPVHTIDAFVAQAKQMESMGCDSVAIKDMAGLLTPYATGELVKALKAEQSLPVFIHSHDTAGLAAMCQLKAIENGADHIDTAISSFAWGTSHPGTESMVAALKGSEFDTGLDLELLQEIGLYFYAVRKKYHQFESEFTAVDTRVQVNQVPGGMISNLANQLKEQGALNRMNEVLAEIPRVREDLGFPPLVTPTSQIVGTQAFFNVLAGARYKTITNEVKLYLQGGYGKAPGTVDEKLRRQAIGSEEVIDVRPADLLKPEMSKLRGEIGALAKSEEDVLTYAMFPDIGRKFLEEREAGTLTPEVLLPIPEAGGVARMGGEGVPTEFVIDVHGESYRVDITGVGVKAEGKRHFYLSIDGMPEEVVFEPLNEFVSGGGSKRKQATEPGHVSTAMPGNIVDVLVKLGDVVKAGQAVLITEAMKMETEVQSAIAGKVTAVHVAKGDRVNPGEILIEIEG, encoded by the coding sequence ATGAGCAAGAAGATCTTTGTCACCGACACCATCCTGCGCGACGCTCACCAATCGTTGCTGGCCACCCGCATGCGCACCGATGACATGCTGCCGATCTGCGACAAGCTCGACAAAGTCGGCTACTGGTCCCTGGAAGTCTGGGGCGGCGCGACCTTCGACGCCTGCGTACGCTTCCTGAAAGAAGACCCGTGGGAGCGCCTGCGCAAACTGCGCGCCGCATTGCCTAACACGCGCCTGCAAATGCTGCTGCGCGGCCAGAACCTGCTGGGCTATCGCCACTACAGCGACGACGTGGTCAAAGCCTTCGTCGCCAAGGCTGCCGTCAACGGTATCGACGTGTTCCGCATCTTCGACGCCATGAACGACGTGCGTAACCTGCGCGTGGCCATCGAAGCGGTGAAAGCCGCCGGCAAGCACGCCCAGGGCACCATCGCCTACACCACCAGCCCGGTGCACACCATCGACGCGTTTGTGGCCCAGGCCAAGCAAATGGAGTCCATGGGCTGCGACTCGGTGGCGATCAAGGACATGGCCGGCCTGCTGACCCCATACGCCACCGGCGAACTGGTCAAGGCGTTGAAGGCCGAGCAAAGCCTGCCGGTGTTCATCCATTCGCATGACACCGCAGGTCTGGCTGCGATGTGCCAACTCAAGGCCATCGAAAACGGTGCCGACCACATCGACACCGCGATCTCCAGCTTCGCCTGGGGCACCAGCCATCCAGGCACCGAGTCGATGGTCGCCGCCCTTAAAGGCAGCGAATTCGACACCGGCCTCGACTTGGAACTGCTGCAGGAAATCGGCCTGTACTTCTATGCCGTGCGTAAGAAATATCACCAGTTCGAAAGCGAATTCACCGCCGTCGACACCCGCGTACAAGTCAATCAGGTACCGGGCGGGATGATTTCCAACCTGGCCAACCAGCTGAAAGAGCAGGGTGCGCTCAACCGCATGAACGAAGTGCTGGCCGAAATCCCACGGGTGCGCGAAGACCTCGGCTTCCCTCCGCTGGTGACGCCGACCTCGCAGATCGTCGGCACCCAGGCGTTCTTCAACGTGCTGGCCGGCGCGCGTTACAAGACCATCACCAACGAAGTGAAGCTGTACCTGCAAGGCGGCTACGGCAAGGCGCCGGGCACGGTGGACGAGAAACTGCGTCGCCAGGCCATTGGCAGCGAAGAGGTGATCGACGTACGTCCGGCCGATCTGCTCAAGCCGGAAATGAGCAAGCTGCGCGGTGAAATCGGCGCGCTGGCCAAATCCGAAGAAGACGTGCTGACCTACGCCATGTTCCCGGACATTGGCCGCAAGTTCCTTGAAGAACGCGAAGCCGGCACCCTGACCCCGGAAGTGCTGCTGCCGATCCCGGAAGCCGGCGGCGTGGCCCGTATGGGTGGCGAAGGCGTGCCGACCGAGTTCGTCATCGACGTACACGGCGAGAGCTATCGCGTCGATATCACTGGTGTTGGCGTGAAGGCTGAAGGCAAGCGTCACTTCTACCTGTCCATCGACGGCATGCCCGAAGAAGTGGTGTTCGAACCGCTCAACGAGTTCGTCAGCGGTGGCGGCAGCAAGCGCAAACAAGCCACCGAGCCGGGCCATGTGAGCACCGCGATGCCGGGCAATATCGTCGACGTACTGGTCAAGCTGGGCGACGTGGTCAAGGCCGGCCAGGCGGTGTTGATTACCGAAGCGATGAAGATGGAAACCGAAGTGCAGTCCGCGATTGCCGGCAAGGTGACTGCCGTTCACGTGGCCAAGGGCGACCGGGTCAATCCTGGCGAAATCCTGATTGAGATCGAAGGCTGA
- a CDS encoding homocysteine S-methyltransferase family protein — translation MGAKSIVILDGGMGRELQRRGAPFRQPEWSALALSEAPQAVEAVHAAYIDSGADVITSNSYAVVPFHIGEARFAAEGQALAALAGELARRAVDASGKAVRVAGSLPPLFGSYRPDLFEPQRVTELLTPLVQGLAPYVDLWLAETQSSIAEARAIHAGLPEDGKPFWLSFTLKDEDTDDVPRLRSGEPVADAAEAAAQLGVQVLLFNCSQPEVIGAAIDAARQTFERLGVAIHIGAYANAFPPQPKEATANDGLDPLRDDLDPPGYLHWAADWQARGATHLGGCCGIGPEHIAVLAQQLG, via the coding sequence ATGGGCGCAAAAAGCATAGTCATCCTGGACGGCGGCATGGGCCGTGAACTGCAACGCCGCGGTGCGCCCTTCCGGCAGCCGGAGTGGTCGGCGCTGGCCTTGAGCGAAGCGCCGCAAGCGGTGGAGGCGGTGCATGCGGCCTATATCGACAGCGGTGCCGACGTGATCACCAGCAACAGTTACGCGGTGGTGCCGTTCCATATCGGTGAGGCGCGCTTCGCTGCCGAAGGCCAGGCGCTGGCGGCGTTGGCGGGTGAATTGGCGCGCCGTGCGGTGGATGCCAGCGGCAAAGCCGTGCGGGTGGCCGGTTCGCTGCCGCCGTTATTCGGTTCGTATCGCCCCGATCTGTTCGAGCCACAGCGCGTGACGGAGCTGCTGACGCCCCTGGTGCAAGGCCTGGCTCCTTATGTCGACCTGTGGCTGGCGGAGACCCAGAGCTCAATCGCCGAGGCGCGGGCGATTCATGCCGGGTTGCCTGAGGACGGCAAGCCGTTCTGGCTGTCGTTTACCTTGAAAGACGAAGACACCGACGACGTCCCGCGCCTGCGCTCCGGCGAGCCGGTGGCGGACGCGGCCGAGGCGGCTGCGCAGTTGGGCGTGCAGGTGCTGCTGTTCAACTGCAGCCAGCCGGAAGTGATCGGCGCGGCGATCGACGCCGCCCGCCAGACCTTCGAGCGGCTGGGGGTGGCGATCCACATCGGCGCCTATGCCAACGCCTTCCCGCCACAGCCCAAGGAAGCGACGGCGAACGATGGCCTGGACCCGCTGCGCGACGACCTCGACCCACCGGGCTACCTGCACTGGGCAGCCGATTGGCAGGCCCGCGGCGCCACGCACCTGGGCGGTTGCTGCGGGATCGGGCCGGAGCACATTGCGGTGCTGGCCCAGCAGCTCGGTTAA
- a CDS encoding GNAT family N-acetyltransferase, with product MSQTDIRPVTAADHAAWLPLWQAYLTFYNTELPDAVSQSTWQRLIDPQEPTHSALAWQDGKAVGMVNFIYHRSNWSIENSCYLQDLLVDPAQRGTGIGRKLIEFVYATAKADGCCKVHWLTHETNATAIQLYERIAERPGFIQFRKGL from the coding sequence ATGAGCCAGACCGATATCCGCCCAGTGACCGCCGCCGACCACGCCGCCTGGCTGCCGTTGTGGCAGGCGTATTTGACCTTCTACAACACCGAACTGCCGGACGCGGTGAGCCAAAGCACCTGGCAACGCCTGATCGATCCACAGGAACCGACCCATTCGGCGCTGGCCTGGCAGGACGGCAAGGCGGTGGGCATGGTCAACTTCATCTACCACCGCTCCAACTGGAGCATCGAAAACTCCTGCTACCTGCAGGACCTGCTGGTGGACCCTGCCCAACGGGGCACCGGCATCGGCCGCAAACTCATCGAATTCGTCTACGCCACCGCCAAGGCCGACGGTTGCTGCAAGGTGCACTGGCTGACCCACGAGACCAATGCCACCGCGATCCAGCTCTATGAGCGCATCGCCGAACGCCCGGGTTTCATCCAATTTCGCAAAGGCCTTTAA
- a CDS encoding ABC transporter substrate-binding protein: protein MKLKPLLALGLTILAASTQAFGGATLDRVEKKKELVGVLMESYPPFSFLNEQNQLDGFDVDVAKAVAQKLGVKLRLETPSWDVIAAGHWSGRYDICICSMTPSKARAEVFDFPVEYYASPAVIVVNAKDDRIHGAKDLSGKKVGLTSASSYESYLNKNLVIEGAEDTQLQYPFENVQIAPYDTDNVAFQDLGLGAGVRLDAILTNLVTAQPRLNQDQRFKLAGEPLYAEPNSVAIEKGDAEWDGKVREVFAQLKKDGTLSALSQKWIGADISQ, encoded by the coding sequence TTGAAACTTAAACCGCTACTGGCCCTGGGCCTGACGATTCTGGCTGCCTCCACCCAAGCCTTCGGTGGCGCGACCCTGGACCGGGTTGAGAAGAAAAAAGAACTGGTGGGCGTACTGATGGAAAGCTACCCGCCGTTCTCGTTTCTCAACGAGCAAAACCAGCTCGACGGCTTCGACGTCGATGTCGCCAAGGCCGTGGCGCAAAAGTTGGGCGTGAAGCTGCGCCTGGAAACCCCGTCCTGGGATGTGATCGCCGCCGGTCACTGGAGTGGCCGCTACGACATTTGCATCTGCTCCATGACCCCGAGCAAGGCCCGCGCCGAAGTGTTCGACTTCCCGGTGGAGTACTACGCGTCTCCTGCCGTGATCGTGGTCAACGCCAAGGATGATCGCATCCACGGCGCAAAAGACCTGAGCGGCAAAAAGGTCGGCCTGACCAGCGCCTCCAGCTATGAGAGCTACCTGAACAAGAACCTGGTGATCGAAGGCGCCGAAGACACGCAGCTGCAGTACCCGTTCGAGAACGTGCAGATCGCCCCGTACGACACCGATAACGTCGCCTTCCAGGACCTCGGCCTGGGCGCCGGCGTGCGCCTGGACGCCATCCTCACCAACCTGGTCACCGCCCAGCCGCGTCTGAACCAGGACCAGCGCTTCAAGCTCGCCGGCGAGCCGCTCTACGCCGAGCCCAACTCGGTGGCCATCGAAAAAGGCGACGCCGAATGGGACGGCAAAGTGCGTGAAGTGTTTGCCCAGCTGAAAAAGGACGGCACATTGAGCGCGCTGTCGCAGAAATGGATCGGCGCCGACATCAGCCAATGA
- a CDS encoding GNAT family N-acetyltransferase, whose amino-acid sequence MSTSLADWKGAPAPTVERLDGRFIRLEKLDPARHAEQLWQALEGPGADPKLWDYLPYGPFAERTAFDAWLNNHAAHTDPYFFSVIDRATGEVQGILSLMSIVPAQGRIEIGHVTFGAPMQRSPKSTEAVYLLAKYAFEQGYRRLEWKCNNGNARSKYAAERLGFSFEGVFRQHMVVKGQNRDTAWYSIIDVEWPTVEAGFEAWLSEANQAGSGQVKSLAECRRQALEA is encoded by the coding sequence ATGTCCACTTCCCTCGCCGACTGGAAAGGTGCCCCGGCGCCCACGGTCGAACGCCTCGACGGGCGCTTTATCCGCCTGGAAAAACTCGACCCGGCGCGCCACGCCGAGCAACTGTGGCAAGCCCTCGAAGGCCCCGGCGCCGACCCCAAGTTGTGGGACTACCTGCCTTACGGGCCGTTTGCCGAACGCACCGCGTTCGATGCCTGGCTGAACAACCACGCGGCCCATACCGACCCGTACTTTTTCAGCGTGATCGACCGCGCGACCGGCGAGGTGCAAGGCATCCTCAGCCTGATGTCCATCGTCCCGGCCCAGGGCCGCATCGAAATCGGCCACGTCACCTTCGGCGCACCGATGCAGCGCTCGCCGAAAAGCACCGAGGCGGTGTACCTGCTGGCCAAGTACGCGTTCGAGCAGGGCTACCGTCGCCTGGAATGGAAGTGCAACAACGGCAACGCCCGCTCCAAATACGCGGCCGAACGCCTGGGGTTCAGTTTTGAAGGGGTGTTCCGCCAGCACATGGTGGTCAAGGGGCAGAACCGCGACACCGCGTGGTACTCGATCATCGACGTGGAATGGCCGACGGTGGAGGCCGGGTTCGAGGCCTGGCTGTCCGAGGCCAACCAGGCCGGTTCCGGACAGGTCAAGAGCCTGGCGGAGTGTCGCCGCCAGGCTCTTGAGGCTTAA